Proteins encoded together in one Electrophorus electricus isolate fEleEle1 chromosome 9, fEleEle1.pri, whole genome shotgun sequence window:
- the chfr gene encoding E3 ubiquitin-protein ligase CHFR isoform X1, translating to MEKRTHGQPWGRLVRVGASPDSEGTLLLVNRECTIGRRKGCDLSFPANKLVSGDHCKISQDQTSGQVWLEDTSTNGTVINMSKLVKKQSHLLHSGDVVYFVYRKSEPEQNIAYVYQALSPRPTDPQHTADPMRVRGSVVYSPVDVDPAPVVPVTLTSPSQEGQSQPSTSSCRPHLYATSSKPRPAAVSGYVDVKTETSAELKVPEGPLTLTQTLQAWEERQTEEGVEPDRKRLKTSDPGDTIPVISAGFVHSVEVLQVCSVKSPPPLLLAGQSVFASSVEEPAVGVAMPAAPPTTVKDGGEAAKMDKMEESLTCIICQDLLHDCVSLQPCMHTFCAACYSGWMERSSLCPTCRCPVERIRKNHILNNLVEAYLLQHPEKCRSEDDVRSMDARNKISRDMMQPRVERSYSDEEGSSDYLLELSDNDSDASDVSQPYMTCRQCPGYCKDVISPAWLCGSTQEEGSVKAPRDGPSTSSDTCTAPQEYRCPPQGSHLICTCCLQPMPDRRAEHIGSQSSPQHCMVCQRPFCHLYWGCQRIGCQGCLARFSDLNLTAKCLDGVLNNNNYESEILQNYLTSRGVTWKEMLQEALAATQQGLYHLSDYRVSADSLLCYCCGLRSFKELAYKYRENIPANELPACVTSRPDCYWGRNCRTQVKVHHAMKFNHICEQTRFKN from the exons ATGGAGAAGCGGACACACGGACAGCCGTGGGGAAGGCTGGTCAGAGTCGGCGCGTCCCCGGACTCGGAAGGGACGTTACTGCTCGTCAACAGAGAGTGCACCATCGGGAGAAGGAAAG GCTGTGACTTGTCCTTTCCTGCTAATAAGCTGGTCTCTGGCGATCACTGTAAAATCAGCCAGGACCAGACCTCTGGACAGGTGTGGCTCGAGGACACGAG CACTAATGGCACAGTCATAAACATGTCCAAACTGGTGAAGAAACAGAGCCACTTGCTGCACAGCGGCGATGTCGTCTACTTTGTGTACCGTAAGAGCGAGCCTGAACAGA ATATTGCTTACGTGTATCAGGCACTCAGTCCCAGGCCCACAGACCCCCAGCACACGGCAG ACCCCATGAGGGTGAGGGGCTCCGTGGTCTACAGCCCTGTGGACGTGGATCCTGCCCCAGTGGTACCTGTTACGCTTACTTCCCCATCCCAGGAGGGCCAGTCTCAGCCGTCCACGTCTAGCTGCAGACCCCACCTGTACGCCACCTCCAGCAAGCCACGTCCTGCCGCTGTGTCAG GATATGTTGATGTGAAGACAGAGACTTCTGCTGAGCTGAAGGTCCCTGAGGGGCCCTTAACCCTGACGCAGACCCTCCAAGCatgggaagagagacagacggaggaGGGCGTGGAACCCGACCGCAAAAGACTGAAGACTAGTGACCCAGGTGACACAATACCTGTAATTTCTGCAGGCTTTGTCCACAGTGTGGAGGTGCTACAGGTGTGCAGTGTAAAGTCACCCCCCCCCCTGCTGTTAGCGGGCCAGTCCGTGTTCGCGTCCTCTGTCGAAGAACCTGCTGTGGGCGTGGCCATGCCAGCAGCCCCTCCCACTACAGTGAAGGACGGTGGGGAAGCAGCAAAAATGGACAAGATGGAGGAATCGCTCACCTGTATCATCTGTCAGGACCTGCTGCACGACTGTGTGAG ccTGCAGCCCTGCATGCACACGTTCTGTGCTGCGTGTTATTCTGGGTGGATGGAGCGCTCCTCCCTCTGCCCCACCTGTCGGTGTCCTGTGGAGAGAATTCGTAAGAACCACATCCTCAACAACCTGGTGGAGGCCTACCTACTGCAGCACccag AGAAGTGTCGCAGCGAGGACGATGTACGCAGCATGGACGCTCGGAATAAGATCAGCCGGGACATGATGCAGCCCAGGGTGGAGCGCTCGTACTCAGATGAGGAGGGAAGCTCCGACTACCTGTTGGAGCTCTCAGACAACGACAGCGACGCCTCGGATGTGAG CCAACCCTACATGACGTGCAGGCAGTGCCCAGGATACTGCAAGGATGTGATCTCCCCCGCTTGGTTGTGTGGCTCCACCCAGGAGGAGGGGTCAGTGAAAGCACCTAGAGATGGTCCCTCCACCTCGTCTGATACCTGCACAG CCCCTCAGGAGTACAGGTGTCCCCCCCAGGGCAGCCATCTTATCTGTACCTGCTGTCTCCAGCCCATGCCTGACCGTCGGGCTGAGCACATTGGTTCCCAGAGCTCCCCCCAGCACT GTATGGTGTGCCAGAGGCCTTTCTGCCATCTTTACTGGGGCTGCCAGCGAATTGGATGTCAGGGTTGCCTGGCACGTTTTAGTG ATCTGAACCTCACTGCTAAATGTCTGGATGGAgtcctcaacaacaacaactatgaGTCTGAAATCCTTCAG AATTATCTGACCTCCAGAGGAGTGACCTGGAAGGAGATGCTACAGGAAGCTCTGGCAGCCACACAGCAGGGCCTTTACCACCTCTCTG attACCGTGTCAGTGCAGACTCTCTCCTGTGTTACTGCTGTGGTCTGCGTTCCTTTAAAGAGCTCGCCTACAAATACAGAGAAAACATCCCTGCTAATGAACTTCCAG CCTGTGTGACCTCCAGACCCGACTGCTACTGGGGACGCAACTGTCGCACACAGGTCAAAGTTCACCACGCCAT GAAATTCAACCACATATGTGAGCAAACCAGGTTCAAGAACTGA
- the chfr gene encoding E3 ubiquitin-protein ligase CHFR isoform X2, with protein sequence MEKRTHGQPWGRLVRVGASPDSEGTLLLVNRECTIGRRKGCDLSFPANKLVSGDHCKISQDQTSGQVWLEDTSTNGTVINMSKLVKKQSHLLHSGDVVYFVYRKSEPEQNIAYVYQALSPRPTDPQHTADPMRVRGSVVYSPVDVDPAPVVPVTLTSPSQEGQSQPSTSSCRPHLYATSSKPRPAAVSGYVDVKTETSAELKVPEGPLTLTQTLQAWEERQTEEGVEPDRKRLKTSDPAGQSVFASSVEEPAVGVAMPAAPPTTVKDGGEAAKMDKMEESLTCIICQDLLHDCVSLQPCMHTFCAACYSGWMERSSLCPTCRCPVERIRKNHILNNLVEAYLLQHPEKCRSEDDVRSMDARNKISRDMMQPRVERSYSDEEGSSDYLLELSDNDSDASDVSQPYMTCRQCPGYCKDVISPAWLCGSTQEEGSVKAPRDGPSTSSDTCTAPQEYRCPPQGSHLICTCCLQPMPDRRAEHIGSQSSPQHCMVCQRPFCHLYWGCQRIGCQGCLARFSDLNLTAKCLDGVLNNNNYESEILQNYLTSRGVTWKEMLQEALAATQQGLYHLSDYRVSADSLLCYCCGLRSFKELAYKYRENIPANELPACVTSRPDCYWGRNCRTQVKVHHAMKFNHICEQTRFKN encoded by the exons ATGGAGAAGCGGACACACGGACAGCCGTGGGGAAGGCTGGTCAGAGTCGGCGCGTCCCCGGACTCGGAAGGGACGTTACTGCTCGTCAACAGAGAGTGCACCATCGGGAGAAGGAAAG GCTGTGACTTGTCCTTTCCTGCTAATAAGCTGGTCTCTGGCGATCACTGTAAAATCAGCCAGGACCAGACCTCTGGACAGGTGTGGCTCGAGGACACGAG CACTAATGGCACAGTCATAAACATGTCCAAACTGGTGAAGAAACAGAGCCACTTGCTGCACAGCGGCGATGTCGTCTACTTTGTGTACCGTAAGAGCGAGCCTGAACAGA ATATTGCTTACGTGTATCAGGCACTCAGTCCCAGGCCCACAGACCCCCAGCACACGGCAG ACCCCATGAGGGTGAGGGGCTCCGTGGTCTACAGCCCTGTGGACGTGGATCCTGCCCCAGTGGTACCTGTTACGCTTACTTCCCCATCCCAGGAGGGCCAGTCTCAGCCGTCCACGTCTAGCTGCAGACCCCACCTGTACGCCACCTCCAGCAAGCCACGTCCTGCCGCTGTGTCAG GATATGTTGATGTGAAGACAGAGACTTCTGCTGAGCTGAAGGTCCCTGAGGGGCCCTTAACCCTGACGCAGACCCTCCAAGCatgggaagagagacagacggaggaGGGCGTGGAACCCGACCGCAAAAGACTGAAGACTAGTGACCCAG CGGGCCAGTCCGTGTTCGCGTCCTCTGTCGAAGAACCTGCTGTGGGCGTGGCCATGCCAGCAGCCCCTCCCACTACAGTGAAGGACGGTGGGGAAGCAGCAAAAATGGACAAGATGGAGGAATCGCTCACCTGTATCATCTGTCAGGACCTGCTGCACGACTGTGTGAG ccTGCAGCCCTGCATGCACACGTTCTGTGCTGCGTGTTATTCTGGGTGGATGGAGCGCTCCTCCCTCTGCCCCACCTGTCGGTGTCCTGTGGAGAGAATTCGTAAGAACCACATCCTCAACAACCTGGTGGAGGCCTACCTACTGCAGCACccag AGAAGTGTCGCAGCGAGGACGATGTACGCAGCATGGACGCTCGGAATAAGATCAGCCGGGACATGATGCAGCCCAGGGTGGAGCGCTCGTACTCAGATGAGGAGGGAAGCTCCGACTACCTGTTGGAGCTCTCAGACAACGACAGCGACGCCTCGGATGTGAG CCAACCCTACATGACGTGCAGGCAGTGCCCAGGATACTGCAAGGATGTGATCTCCCCCGCTTGGTTGTGTGGCTCCACCCAGGAGGAGGGGTCAGTGAAAGCACCTAGAGATGGTCCCTCCACCTCGTCTGATACCTGCACAG CCCCTCAGGAGTACAGGTGTCCCCCCCAGGGCAGCCATCTTATCTGTACCTGCTGTCTCCAGCCCATGCCTGACCGTCGGGCTGAGCACATTGGTTCCCAGAGCTCCCCCCAGCACT GTATGGTGTGCCAGAGGCCTTTCTGCCATCTTTACTGGGGCTGCCAGCGAATTGGATGTCAGGGTTGCCTGGCACGTTTTAGTG ATCTGAACCTCACTGCTAAATGTCTGGATGGAgtcctcaacaacaacaactatgaGTCTGAAATCCTTCAG AATTATCTGACCTCCAGAGGAGTGACCTGGAAGGAGATGCTACAGGAAGCTCTGGCAGCCACACAGCAGGGCCTTTACCACCTCTCTG attACCGTGTCAGTGCAGACTCTCTCCTGTGTTACTGCTGTGGTCTGCGTTCCTTTAAAGAGCTCGCCTACAAATACAGAGAAAACATCCCTGCTAATGAACTTCCAG CCTGTGTGACCTCCAGACCCGACTGCTACTGGGGACGCAACTGTCGCACACAGGTCAAAGTTCACCACGCCAT GAAATTCAACCACATATGTGAGCAAACCAGGTTCAAGAACTGA